The genomic DNA GGGAAAACTGGAGGTGTTCTATATTGGGTACGTTACCACAAACATTTAAGATTTGGCACATAACTGACTTATCTGATATCTGTAAGCAATTCTCACCTTGGTAACAGCTGGGACAACAGATATAAACTGGAACTCTAGAAGTGTGATTCAATCTGGGAAAATGGCATACACCCCCACCCCAACCATGTCTAGTGGAATCCTACCCATCTCCTTCAATCATGTGAAACAAACAACATTACTGCGTTGCGTGTGCCAGTGAATTGAGCTCAACAAAATTAGTAGCATTACAATGATAAAAGCAACTCACACTATCTTGTGATTGAAAGCCCTTCCAGCTCACTTCTATCCCAGCAGTTCAACTGCAATGCTTTGGTCTTCAGTTGCTCAAAAGCAGATTTTGACTTCTGTTTTTCTTCATATGTTACATTAGGCACACTAGAATCCTGCAGCAGGAATTGACATAAAGCGAAACAATTAGATGAACTCCGGACAGTAATCTTCCAAACTCCCACAACTACATTTGGGCATGATAAATCAAGTAACTAATTTAGTTTAGCACAAATCAAcaatcttttttttaagttaggaACTATGTAATCAATTGGCAATTTGACATATCACAGGCAAAATAATTTCTGTTTTTTTAGATGCCCTCAAAGTACCATTAAATTGAAAAGTGATTTGATCACTAGGAAATTTAAAAACCATCAATCGATACGGCAATTAAACAAAACCACTTCTGTTATTTCTAACCATCACTTACCAGCTGATGCCTTATATAATCCAGGATGCCTTTGATAACTGATTTGCCAAAAGAAAGATTCCTACGGAGTTTGCGGTCATTGCATAAGAAGATGAGTATGGTTGTGACAACACAAATTCGACATGATAGCTCTCCTGGGTAGTTTAACTTGGAGAGAGATGAAAACAGATGATCATCTCCTGTTACAAAAGATTTCAGCATCTCCAATGTGCTGAAAAGAACCTTGTCATTCTTGGCAAACATGATGGTGCAAGGCTTGATAAAGTACTGAAATAATCTTGTCTTATCAGGTTGAAAACCAAATTCAATGGTTTTAGACAGATCCTGCAGATAAAACATAACAGGGGTAGTGAGATCAATTCCTACTCAAAACCGAATGTGTACAGTAGAAAGCAATTGCAAGGAATTGGGAACATCTACAACCAGTTCCATTAAACAAATCAGTGGTGTTCTGTGTTCAGTGCCCCGTAACCTGGAACTTCCTAGGTATAACATACTAATTGTGATTTTTTAACTCTTACTACAAAGTAGGCACTATCAGTGAAACTGTGATCTATACTCTGATGCGTCAACATAACCACCCTTTTGGGCTTTTGAATGAAATACTATGCCTCCCTGTCCTGAAGATTAGTTGGAGCAAATAAGGGTAAAAATGCTCAAATCACCCAAGTATTGAGTATCAGAGCTCTAAAACATGGAAAAGTACACACCAAAGAAGCGTCAACCAAGTAGCCAGCAATAAGCTTTACAACATCTTCGTTCATGAGCTTACTAGTTCCTGCATCAAGTGTAACAATAATTCTGAACAAGCCGTTCATGTTATGCATCGATGGTTTTTGAGCCTGTAGTAAGCAAGTGACATGTGAGTCAATGGCTGTTGTAATAAAATATGTAACAGAAACACTGTTTAGAAAACTCACAATCGCATTAGATAAATTATTCCACATCAATTCAAGGACCAGCGAGCCATCACCCATTTCAGATAGGGAAGTTAAAATTATACGATTCAACAACTTGAAAGTATCCCAATTTGAGACCTTACTAGGATCTTCTGGAGTAACTAAACCCCCTAGTTCAACAAAGTAAAATACAGCTGTCAGAGAAGAAATGCTCAGCTAAAATAAccaaaagaaaataataatcattgaagaaaggaaaataaaactattaGGTTCAGCTAAGGTAATCAATCAATTAAGAGCGAAGTTTGAATGGTCACTAGAAGACAGCATAACAGCAGTAATAAATGGAAAAGGATGTTCAAGTAGTCACCAGGATGAACTCTGAATCTTGCCATTAGCAGCGACAAGAAACTGAGTTGCTCTGTTATCTGTAGACCACCAGCCTTGTATGTTGACTGTAGGACCTCAACAACCTTCAACAGTATGAGGGGTTCCAGCACATCACCTGAATTTCGTAGGTTATACCCAGAATTTACAACAATAAAATTAAATATAGTGATCTACAATCAAGTAGAGACTAAGCAAAAATGCTTACTTAAGCAACATGAGGCCAACGGCCTGATTACGTCAGGAAGCAGACTGGGAAAGTAATAAAGACATGAAATGGCAAGTTCTTGGCAATCACGAGGTAGGTTAACAAAAGGACCAAGCTCCACAGTTCCTGATGATGCTGTCAGTAAAAAGacatgaattaaaaaaaatgataaataaaCATGGATGATAAGATGATTGTTGAGTAGTAATTACATTCAACACCAAATAACTTTATGAAGGGACGCAAGTTTTCACAGTCCATTGTGGGGAAGTATTGTCCAATTCTTAGAAGCAGCTCCAAAACAGCCTAAAATAATCCATTGTCAGAAAGTAGTAAAGTGAAAGGTTTTAACATGCACAACCTGAGTATACCAACTCTAAGCATATCATTTTTTTAGTGGATAACAAAACCCATAGCAAACCTTTGTAACTGGGGGAGCTTTATCAATTGATTTTAGCAAAATTCGAGGTAGCTCATGTATCCATGCGTCCTGATAGCCCAACATGCCTGAATCATTTTCAGGAAGCCATATGCCTGTTTTCTCCTAACCATAGACAACGGGAAGATATTATAAATCATATATCAGGATCCCAAACATATCTTCTTTTTTGTAAGTTTTAGGTGATTATTATCCTTTAGCTAAATCTCATAGAATCACTTGTCGGAATCAATATCAGTGGACCAGAGTTACTTGTCTGTCATACCAATTTGATGGTTTTCACTAGACATCCATAAAGCCCTACTTCCTACTGTTGTATGTATAAAAACATGTGAGGCCTGGCATGGTTTTCCAGAGCCAACTTTGACTCTATCATAATGTATTAGAAAAACCTATGGAAACATAGTGTGATGAAAGCATTTTTGGGAAGAACATATTCTAACTACTTCCAGTCAGTCAATGATGAGTCAAATCTACGGTCTAGAAATATTTTCTCATATTAATAGTCAAATTTTTAAAAGTTGGAATGAATCTTATTCAAATGCTATACATTTACATACAGAGGAATTAATACTTAACAATGTACATGGAAAGTATATCATAGTGTCAAATAAAGGCACCTACAGGAAGCAGCATTTCTCCAACTGCATCCAAATATGGCAAGATTAGCTTGCAATCCACCTTGCAATCTCTAAATGCGTCTGTAAATGCCTGCACTTGAACAAAGTGTTTTATTTTGGCAATGTGATAACATGAAATGTTTTACAGACTAGAAAAGCAAATTACCATACCTCCAATAAATATCCTTTTGAGTCATCTGGGGAGTTGAATATTagatctggtatggaagttatAAGGGGGCTCAAATACATTTCCAAGATATCCTTATTGCGAAGTGTTTTTGCCTGATAAAAAAAACATCATCAATTCCAAATCAATAATGCAAATCCATAAGATGGTCATAAAATAGCATCCGCCAGCAGCTAAAACTGATAAGCAAGGAAAAACCTTTGTGAATAGAGAAGATACAAAATGGCAAAATTCTTCAGCTGGAAACATTGTGCTATCTATCCATGCACTCAAGTAAAGAAAGATTTCAGCAATCTTCAAATTGAAAATGAAAAATTTGTCTTCTCCCTGCCATGAGAAAGAAATTTGTAATAAGTTATATGCAAAAGATATTCGACACCCAGAACTTTATAACAAGGAATACACAGCTACAAATTTGGAACAGGGCTCAATAATATTTGAACCAGAAAGTTAACTAAGTTAACAAACACATCATCAGAAACAAAGTCCAGATAAATAGTTGCTGAATCATGCAGTCATAATCAAAGTATCATCGTAGACTTATACTAATGGTACAAATAACAAGTTCAGAAGCAAAATAAACCTCAGTGCATGAAATGCGTATGCTTATAGGGCAGAGGGAAGCAAAAGCTGCTCAAACTCGAAAGTGATTCCATGAAAAACTTTGACACATGTAGAGCTACCAAAAATACTCAAGCTCAACAAGCTATTTGAACCATAATTGGACATAAAATTTTATAATGCTTGAACTCAGCTGGGCTGAGCTTGCTTAAGCTTATCTTGAGTAGGCTCAGGCAAATGCAATTATACATAAATACAACACAATACAAATATAGTACTCCCTCCTTtattaaatatatgatgtttaggacaaAGTGAGCAGTAGACACTAGCTAAGAGCCTCTAGCATACATTAATCCATATATTGCAGTTCCTGATTTCCATCAAAAGGTACTCTGTTCCTAGATCAAAGCAATCACTCTAACGAAGTGTAGCAAATCAAAACCTGGCATATTTCTTTATATTTACgagaaaaaataaaactagCATGATTCTCTTTTGTTTGATCGGGAATTTATTCAATAAAACCTTACCTTTTCATGAAACAATCGCTTCACTCCCCATAAATTCTTTAGATGTATCAATAGGGAGCTCCTCAACCAGTCAGGCCCAAACTGAGTTTTGGATATGGAAAATTTTAATTGAGGTTTCTTCACCTCATGAATAAATATCCTACATATTATATCCAGACAATGGAGGGCCGATAACAATGCTTCACTTGACTGAGCATCAATAGCTGACTTCGCACAGAGCTCTGAGGCTGAAACCTCTACAGAGTTAATGAGGATTTGGACAAGGCTCTGAAGCTTCACCAATAAATTAGGCATTGCAAATGCTCCTGCAGTGCAGAAGAAGTATATAAGGCAACAATAATATAGCTGAATGAACAAGAGGACATAACCAAAAATAACATCAAAACATTAACAATGTGGTGCGCATCTACAAAAAGATTCAAAAAGGAAAGAGAGACTGGGAATCAGGAAGGGCCCACACAGCTGTTTATATTATGATCCTTAAGGGAGATATTTTTATAAATACTGTTTGTACTTCTTGGTATTTCTGAGTTGAAACCACCCCGATTGCAATTAACAATCAATTAGCTAACCTGAATCCTGATTAAACACTTACCAATCCAATGGTAAGAACGAAAACAAGTGTGCTACACTGACAGAGACATCAAGTATTTTGCTAAAGCTTAACTCTTGGCATTCTGTCATTCGTTTCAGGAAGGCCAGAAAGTTGGAACTACCATAAGAATAagaataaatatagcaaatgtGAGTGGTTTGTGCTCTCAAGTTCAAGCAACCTCTGATTAGTGATTATATTAACAAAAAACATTCAACTCACTCAATTACTATTTTATCCAATTCAAAGGTGGTGTAACATAAAGTACATAGCAGATTATAAAGCAAAAGAGAGAGTGTAAAAGACTTAACTGCCTCCTGAGTTGTCTTCATCTGTagtgcatttccaaagttcccTTGCAGAGAGATTATGAACCTGTAGGTGATGCGCAAAGATCTATAAATGGAGTATAATTAAAATGGGCTTTCATGTAGGCATGCATTCCAGAACATGTACATTTTCTATTTCACCAAGCTCTTCATCATAGCTCCAGATATGTCAATAAGAAACTTTTCAAGTAAACTACAATTTGATGAGTTCATTGTACAAACCTGTTGATTTGATGTATCATCATTTTCTGTCACTTTAGCAACCAAGGAAAGGCAGTGTCCAAGCCCACCAAGGACACTGTTAAGTTTGTTCCTATCATGTAGGTTGATTCTATCATTGCTCAGTACCACAACAAAGTTGTTGAACACCTGTCagaaaaaataatgaaaacaaaactatAAGCTGGTAATGAATATGGTCAACACGTGTAAATACCTAGCAGGAGTGAGAAGCAGTTCCAATGTGTATATTCATTACTTGATGAAAGCTGGAGTACCAAATTAGTTCTGGTAGTTAACATATACAAATTTTAGAAACAAGTACCACCGATTAAACAATACAATTATACAATATCTCTTAACAAAATAATTTGCCAAGAACAATAGATGTGTGTCATCATTTAATACAACACAGCAGCCCGCTTACCTGTTCAGCATAACTAGGAAAGGAGGATGGGAAATTAAGAACCACAAGCTCCAAAATTCTGAAAGCCATTAACTGGATATCAATGGATAGATGGGTCATTCCATTAAGAATATTAGCCATCAGCAGAAACAGTGTACTCCTTGTAGATATAGCATTATCCtgcaattaaaaaaaaagtagtcTACATCTGATGCCAAAACCATAGAGCTAGAAAATAGAATGGACCAGAGCTAGAAGCCCTTCCATGGTGATTGGAATAGGAAAAGGAACAGGCAATTCTAGGCACAGATGGATGGTGCTTGGGATGGACAGAAAACAGTGATAGAAACTCTATGATGTATTTGCCAATGCGATAGCCACTGTGGTCAATAGAGAGCATGATATATTGATATCACAAGAGCAAGATCAATCGTTACCAGATCATTTACAGAAAACTGAATTGTAAACATGCAGCAGGAAAAAAATAACAATTTCAATTAAAATATTTCTTGGTAATCCAGCTATTTGATAGAAGGGCAAAAATACCTGTTTCAAAGATGGGAAGATCAGAGACTGCAGTATATTGTATAACGATTCACGGACCACATTGTCGGTATCGCATATCCTTTCCTGCAGCTTCTCAATTATAGCAACCTTGTGCAGTTTAAGCTCTGTTGGGTGCTTGACAACAATGTCCTTGATTCCATTCAGTGCAGCTTCAGCATAAAGGCAGCAGCATAGATACAGTCAGCTACCACGAGACTGCATCATAGTTTAACACTTTAACTTATGGGTCAACGTGCAGACTAGAGGAAGCTCACCTCGCCGCACATTGGCATTGTAGTGCGCCGTTTGCTGCAGCAGCTCCCGCAGCGTGAGCCCGCGTTTGTTCACTGCCATGCCCGCCCTCTCGGAGGCCATGCTCTGCTCCGGCAACACGATCGCTGGACGCACACACAACATAAATTCACGACCCAAAATCCTAAATTGGGCACCGTGGAACCTCGAATTGCAGGGTaacgaagcaaaaaaaaaaaaaaagaggttgCCTCGGCTGGCCTCACCTTTGGACTTGATCTCCGTGTTGGTGGCATtcttcggcggcggcagcttgcGCCCGACCTTGTGCTTGTACTTCTGCAACCGGAGGAAAGGGCTCGACACAGTGAGCTATAGTTAGGTCTCCAAGAGAGCCGATAATCGGCGGGATGGGGTTACCTTGaagtcgacgccgccgcgctgcttCTGCTTCGGTTTCTGCTTcttcgaggaggaggaagaggccgccgcgcctcccgtcGGTCGCCCCATGGCGCTGGCGCGAGAGCAAGCAGGGGGTAGCGACCAGGCGCTTGGAGGGCGTGAGGGGTCGCGACTTTGGGAGgtggaagaggcggcggcggcggcggtcggaggGGTTTTTGCGTTGCTCTCGCGCGCCACTGGCGGCGCAGGCAGGTGGGAGAGAGTAAGGCAGGGCTGGCTCGCTCTACGGGCCTCACACACAGCTGGGCTTTGTCCTTTGTGGGCCGGCTCATGTAAAACTAGGACGGGAGGCGCTTTGCCGCGCCTGCGCCTGCTACGCGCAGATGGGCTTGATGGACCGGATGGGCACTGTTCTATTATGACGCAATGGAGTGATCTGATGTGGAAAGCGTGCACTGGATTGTCTCTGAAAGTTTCAAGGGCTGGTCGGCCGTCGCTTCATCTGTGCGTGGTTCACCGCGCCAGATCAAATGCTAATCATGAATAGCCGATATGATTGGTTGGACCAGTTAATGTGCTTCCGAATATTCATCAACAAATTGATTCTTTGAGTAAAGGTTGGATACATTACGATGAACCCCGCACATTTGCTATGGGTGCAGGCATGAATTTCATCTAAGCACATCTATTTTCATAATTCGTAAGTGGAGATAAGCGAACGAAGTATCCTTGATGCACATAACTGACACAGAATAGAGGATCCCTCAACACATATTATGCAGGAAATGAAAAAATTAACGCGTGTTTGAATTTTGTCTATATTGCTACCTCCAATTTGCCAAGCAGGCATCTTGACTCAAATACACTGCTTCGGAATAATTATTCCACCTTTTAGTTGCCAATTGCAACTTGAAAGAGCcgatatttcaaaaaaaaacttagaGGGAATTATAAAAATCTGCTAAGGTTATGGCTTTGTTTACAGCAATATGAGGCACGTATAGAGGTTGCACAAATGTGAATTGGCAACTTACGGTTACCATAAAAACATAGCGACCGAGCAGTTTATATAGCTGTGAAAATCAAGAGTTGCTTTTTACCTTATGGTTACAGGACGTATAGTACCACAAAACTTAATACCATAAAAAAAGAGTCATACAGCTAGAGAATCCAATAGAAGAGAGATATCTCACCATGAAGCATTTTTCAGTGCAGAACTAAGATACcaatgaaaataaaaagaagaggAATCAGAATAAGAAGAGCAGGTATGACCAACTTTTAGATTCAAATGATATACTGCCTCTgtccttaaatatatgacgtttagaaCAATCTAGTTAGTTTAAAAATGAACTAAGTACCTTGTCCTAAACGACATATATTTATGGATGGAGGTAGTATATTAGCGGacctagtttttttttatccAATATGATTGTTCCAGTAATGAGCAAACTTAAATAGCCAATGTTTACATCAGCGAATTGCATCATGTTTGAATTATAATGATCATTCTTATTGAGCACCGTTGAGGGCCAAACCAAGACACTTTGATTCTTACAGCACAGCTCATGCCTGAGTTTGAGTTTTTGCAACAAACTGCATCCAACCAAAAAAAAGTTGTGTTTAAGTGGCATATATAGTTCCCAGCTGCCCGACCTTTAAACTGGAGCAAACATAGGCAGATCAAAAGAAACAGGTTTACATTCCAACTCAGACCTGAAATGTCCTTTTTTTGCGATAAGGCTGTTGAGCGCTGGATACACAGATAGGGGACTTATCAGTACGCGGTAACAGGAAGTGCACTGACTGGGCATGAGCACCAACGGGACACCCAATGCAAGGTCATCAGGGGATCACATTCAGAAGCTGAATGACACACACATCACTGATGAGACAGAATACTTAGGACACCAAATTAGGCCGTGAAGCTGTGGAGATGGGCAAAGAAAATATCAATGAGGTGGAAGTGCAGAGAAGCTGGACGACACAAAATACTTAGGACGCCAAATTACACTGTGAAGATGTGTCCCTCTGAATTTGTGGCCAAGCTCCACCATTGCACAGAACGCAGGTCCCCGACATCTTGGAAAGCCTGAAACTTCAAACAACAAGATACATTTATGCTATTGATAGACAAGGAGCATACAAAGATCTACTGGTAAACAAAATGAAGATTTGGTAGGAAACCAGGCCACGGACCAGATcctaggcaaaaaaaaaatagtaacgAAATAATAAAGGAGTAGATAAATTTGTTGTATTCTATAAATCAACTAAACAAAGGGCAGGAAGAGTAATCTATATACGTATACTAAAGCTTCTAGGTTTGGAGCAATCTCATGCATCCTGGCCCTTCAGGTGGGACCCACAAACCATTCAAGTGGGACTCACGCAGTTTCAGGAGAGGCCCACTGTTCAAGCGGGACCTGCATACTCTTCGTGGGAGACGCATATTGTTTGGTGGGATCCACGGTACATTGAGTGGGTCCCataatctttttaaaaaaaattattgatgGTGGTTTTTTTCTGGTACGGAaagtataaaatatatttaactatttttttataaaaataataactaaACTTTGTATACTATGTTCACATGTGATAGCCCTACTACTATTTGAACTTTGCTTTCACTTCATCAACTTGCAAAATATGATTGAATTATTCATTTATTGCTAATTTAATCTTTTACCTCTATCAAAACTAAGAATCAGTGTAACATAGTACGTCAATCTATCGGCTATATCTACTAACACCCAAAAGTTAGTAAATTCCTAAGAAAAAAGTATTAGAATGACCATTACGATAAATAATTGTTTGAATTAAATACCGGATGCAATCAATTTGATTTTAGATTATGTTTTATCTATTTTATTTGGTTTGATGCATCGATGCGATGCTACTTTGAGCATAGTAAGATAACAAATTCGTATTTCATTATTATTTGAGATTAACATGTTTCGTATAG from Setaria italica strain Yugu1 chromosome VII, Setaria_italica_v2.0, whole genome shotgun sequence includes the following:
- the LOC101760471 gene encoding uncharacterized protein LOC101760471 isoform X1, whose product is MGRPTGGAAASSSSSKKQKPKQKQRGGVDFKKYKHKVGRKLPPPKNATNTEIKSKAIVLPEQSMASERAGMAVNKRGLTLRELLQQTAHYNANVRRAALNGIKDIVVKHPTELKLHKVAIIEKLQERICDTDNVVRESLYNILQSLIFPSLKQDNAISTRSTLFLLMANILNGMTHLSIDIQLMAFRILELVVLNFPSSFPSYAEQVFNNFVVVLSNDRINLHDRNKLNSVLGGLGHCLSLVAKVTENDDTSNQQIFAHHLQVHNLSARELWKCTTDEDNSGGRAFAMPNLLVKLQSLVQILINSVEVSASELCAKSAIDAQSSEALLSALHCLDIICRIFIHEVKKPQLKFSISKTQFGPDWLRSSLLIHLKNLWGVKRLFHEKGEDKFFIFNLKIAEIFLYLSAWIDSTMFPAEEFCHFVSSLFTKAKTLRNKDILEMYLSPLITSIPDLIFNSPDDSKGYLLEAFTDAFRDCKVDCKLILPYLDAVGEMLLPEKTGIWLPENDSGMLGYQDAWIHELPRILLKSIDKAPPVTKAVLELLLRIGQYFPTMDCENLRPFIKLFGVESSSGTVELGPFVNLPRDCQELAISCLYYFPSLLPDVIRPLASCCLSDVLEPLILLKVVEVLQSTYKAGGLQITEQLSFLSLLMARFRVHPGGLVTPEDPSKVSNWDTFKLLNRIILTSLSEMGDGSLVLELMWNNLSNAIAQKPSMHNMNGLFRIIVTLDAGTSKLMNEDVVKLIAGYLVDASLDLSKTIEFGFQPDKTRLFQYFIKPCTIMFAKNDKVLFSTLEMLKSFVTGDDHLFSSLSKLNYPGELSCRICVVTTILIFLCNDRKLRRNLSFGKSVIKGILDYIRHQLDSSVPNVTYEEKQKSKSAFEQLKTKALQLNCWDRSELEGLSITR
- the LOC101760471 gene encoding uncharacterized protein LOC101760471 isoform X2, which codes for MGRPTGGAAASSSSSKKQKPKQKQRGGVDFKKYKHKVGRKLPPPKNATNTEIKSKAIVLPEQSMASERAGMAVNKRGLTLRELLQQTAHYNANVRRAALNGIKDIVVKHPTELKLHKVAIIEKLQERICDTDNVVRESLYNILQSLIFPSLKQDNAISTRSTLFLLMANILNGMTHLSIDIQLMAFRILELVVLNFPSSFPSYAEQVFNNFVVVLSNDRINLHDRNKLNSVLGGLGHCLSLVAKVTENDDTSNQQVHNLSARELWKCTTDEDNSGGRAFAMPNLLVKLQSLVQILINSVEVSASELCAKSAIDAQSSEALLSALHCLDIICRIFIHEVKKPQLKFSISKTQFGPDWLRSSLLIHLKNLWGVKRLFHEKGEDKFFIFNLKIAEIFLYLSAWIDSTMFPAEEFCHFVSSLFTKAKTLRNKDILEMYLSPLITSIPDLIFNSPDDSKGYLLEAFTDAFRDCKVDCKLILPYLDAVGEMLLPEKTGIWLPENDSGMLGYQDAWIHELPRILLKSIDKAPPVTKAVLELLLRIGQYFPTMDCENLRPFIKLFGVESSSGTVELGPFVNLPRDCQELAISCLYYFPSLLPDVIRPLASCCLSDVLEPLILLKVVEVLQSTYKAGGLQITEQLSFLSLLMARFRVHPGGLVTPEDPSKVSNWDTFKLLNRIILTSLSEMGDGSLVLELMWNNLSNAIAQKPSMHNMNGLFRIIVTLDAGTSKLMNEDVVKLIAGYLVDASLDLSKTIEFGFQPDKTRLFQYFIKPCTIMFAKNDKVLFSTLEMLKSFVTGDDHLFSSLSKLNYPGELSCRICVVTTILIFLCNDRKLRRNLSFGKSVIKGILDYIRHQLDSSVPNVTYEEKQKSKSAFEQLKTKALQLNCWDRSELEGLSITR